The segment TATTTATGCAGAAGTAATTCGTAGGACTAACCTTTTAGAGCAATTGCATCGAGAATTTAAAATTACAGTTACAGGACCTACTACATTAGCTGCATTCCTAAATAGTTTACAAATGGGCTTTAGATCTCTTGCTATTCAAAAACGAAGCAGCGAAGTATGGAAAATACTTGGTTCTGTAAAAACTGAATTTGAAAAATTTGGCGGTTTGCTTGATAAAGCTCAAAAGCACATTGTAAATGCAGGCGAAACAATAGATCAACTTAAAGGCACTAGGACTAGAGCTATACAAAGGCGGCTACGCGATGTTCAGTCATTACCAGGTTCAAGTGATGAAGCTCTAGAATTAAATGAAAATAATGATGAATTTTAAAACAACATCTCTGAATTCAATAAAAAAGTCGGTAATTATACCGACTTTTTGCAAATATTTACATTGATATATTAAAGGTCTAGAGCAATGCCAAAATTTATTCCTATGTATTCTGTCATTGGATCAGAAGTCATAAAATGAAATTTTGCATCAACTGTTACAGCAATATTATTTGATATGTATGATATATAATAAGCAAAACCTAGTTTAGGGGCAAAACCAAAATACGCTTCTGACGAAGCATAGCTTGACCCTCCCCATGAAACTTTACCCCTAGCAATATATAAGCCCAAATCCATACCTACATAAGGTTTGAAATCTGAAGAGCCAAAATAATATTCAAACAAACCTGTAACTGGCATAGATGAAAAAGATGCATTAGAGCTACCTGTTCCAAACCAATGTTTACCAAGATTTAAACCAACAGCCATATTGTCCTGTATAAAATATTTACCAGAAACATTTAGTCCAAAACTTGTATTAAAAGCATCTCCTAAATCTCCAATCGGAATTTGAGGACCAAGCTGTGCTCCAAGTTGAAGTTGTGAATAAGCTGGATTAGCTAAAAATCCAACAAAAATTGAAATTGCAATAATAAATTTTTTCATAGTTTCATTATTTTATTTTGCAATAATACAAATAATTTTCATATTTTTTTTATATTTGTGGAAAAAATGAAAACAATAATCTCAACATTAACTATTTTAATATTTTTAACGAACGTGAATATGGCACAAGAAACTATTAGCTTGCCTAAACCAAAAACCGAAGGAGGTAAACCTCTAATGGAAGCGCTAAAAAACAGGCAATCTGCTCGAACTTTTCAAAACAAAGAATTAGCATTGCAAGACATTAGCAATATTTTATGGGCTGCTTACGGAATTAATAGGGAAAATCCTAATAAAAGAACAGTTCCATCTGCAAGAAACAAACAAGAATTTGACATTTATCTATCTCTCAGCAAAGGATTATATTTATGGAATTCTATTGAGAACACACTAGCTCTAGTAAAAAAAGGCGATTTTAGAAATGAAATTGGCATGCAGGATTATGTCGGCACAGCTCCATTAATTTTAATTTATGTAGCAGATTTTGACAAAATGGACGGCATGGATGATGATAGAAGAAATTTCTATAGTGCAAACGATTGTGGATATATATGCCAAAATGTATATCTATATGCCGCTTCTGAGAATCTAAGTACTGTTGTTATTGGTTCAGTAAAAAAAGAAAAAGTTTTTGAACTCCTAAATCTAAAACAATCTCAACATGTAATATTAGCTCAACCTATTGGCTATCCTGAAAATTAAAAAAACGCCATTAGATAAATGAGGCAAACATTTCTTTTATTTATACTGCTTGCAATCCATTTAATAAATGAAGCACAAGTAAGAAGTATTAATGCTGTTAAAATACAAGATGAACCAATAATTGATGGAATTCTAGACGATGCGTGCTGGAATAAAGCTAGCGTTGAAACTAATTTCAAACAAAAAACTCCATATTACAATAGCAGTACAGCAAGAGAATCTTGTGTTAGAATGCTATATAATGATGAAGGAGTTTTTTTCGGCATACAATGCTTTGATAACGCTCCTGACAGCATTCTAAAGCAACTTGGAAAAAGAGACGATGACTTAAATGCTGATAAATTTAATATAAAAATAGACCCATATAACAATCGCTTAGATGCTTATATTTTTGGCGTATATGCCTCTGGAATACAATCAGATAGCCGAATTAAAGATGCTAACTACAATGCCGTTTGGGAAAGTGCAACCACAATAAATTCCAATGGCTGGGAAATAGAAGTTTTTATACCATATAGCGCTTTTTCATTCCCTAAAAATGATGTTCAAACTTGGGCTATCCAATTCGAGAGAATTGTACGAAGAGATAGAGAAACAAGCCAATGGGCACTTGAAGACCAAACAGCCGCCAATGCCTTACTTAGTTGGGGTATAACCAAAGGAATAAAAGGTATAAAACCAT is part of the Bacteroidales bacterium genome and harbors:
- a CDS encoding SagB/ThcOx family dehydrogenase, with amino-acid sequence MKTIISTLTILIFLTNVNMAQETISLPKPKTEGGKPLMEALKNRQSARTFQNKELALQDISNILWAAYGINRENPNKRTVPSARNKQEFDIYLSLSKGLYLWNSIENTLALVKKGDFRNEIGMQDYVGTAPLILIYVADFDKMDGMDDDRRNFYSANDCGYICQNVYLYAASENLSTVVIGSVKKEKVFELLNLKQSQHVILAQPIGYPEN
- a CDS encoding outer membrane beta-barrel protein; protein product: MKKFIIAISIFVGFLANPAYSQLQLGAQLGPQIPIGDLGDAFNTSFGLNVSGKYFIQDNMAVGLNLGKHWFGTGSSNASFSSMPVTGLFEYYFGSSDFKPYVGMDLGLYIARGKVSWGGSSYASSEAYFGFAPKLGFAYYISYISNNIAVTVDAKFHFMTSDPMTEYIGINFGIALDL